The nucleotide window ACTATCTGAATTAAACCCGCGTATTGAGGCTGATATTGACAAAGCCATATTCAATATCAATTTACAATATGACTGTTTTATATCAGCAGTGCTTTTCAGCAAGAAGGAGTTAGAAGAAGGTCCGCTTGACCAATCGCCGTTATACAGGGTTATAGAAAGGGAGGGAATATCTCTTTGACCTCCGAAGAAAAAAGGCGCGAACTGGCCATTTATCGCCTGAAACAAGCCGCAGAAACCCTTGATGAGGCGAAATATCTTTTGTCCGGCAGAAAAAGTCCCAGGTCTGTAATAAATAGAGTTTACTATGCAATGTTTTATGCCATCCTCGGCCTGCTGATATTTGAGCCTTACACATCCTCCAAGCACAGCGGAGTTTTATCCTACTTTAACCGCAGATTTATCAAAAGCGGCCTATTGCCAAATGATATTGGCGAAGCCGTGAATATTGCCTTTGAGATGCGCCAACGAGGGGACTATAGGGAATATGTAGAGCTTACTTATGAGCAGGCAGAACCTTTCATAGATAAGACCGAGTGGTTTATCAAGGCCATTCGGAATTATTTGTCGGAGAATAAACTGATTTGAGAACTGGCAATAAACGGACGCTATTTTATCTTTTAAAAAGCTTATAATCTATTCAAAATTGTTAATGTGAGAGTTTATGGAAAATATAACTGTAAATCTTGATGGCATTCCAACAGAGATACGACGGTTAAAAATTCCCTTGAAGCAGCTTATTCTTGATATAGAAAATCCGCGTATACAGTATTACCTTGATACCAGATTAAATGACAATATTACTCAAGAGAAGGTAAAATTTGCTCTTGCTGAAGGTAACGACCAATATGAAAGGTTAAAGGACCACATAGAACGCAATGGAGGTATATACGACCCAATATGGGTGGTAGTTTCTAAAGATGACCACTTTACTGTAATAGAAGGGAATACAAGGGCATTTATTTATGAAGAGCTTTCGGAGAAATATGTTACTGATGAGAAATGGAAAACTATTGATGCTTGTATATTGCCGTATAAAGTAGACCAAAACAGAATAAATTTCATACGGTTGGAGAAACATCTTTTTGGGTCAACTCCTTGGGCAGCCTATGAAAAGGCAAGAGAATTATATCGCCTTCATACTCAAGAAGATTATTCTTTAAAGCGTCTCGAACAACTTACGAAACTAAAAGCTGCTGATATAAGGAATAATATTCAGGCTTATATGGATATGGAAGAACAATACCTTAAAAAATATAATAAGCCTTCAGAGAGGCTTAAGTTTAGCTATTTTGTTGAATTCAGAAAAAACAAGGAACTAAAAAAATTGGTCAAGGACGGCAAACTCTCATTGATAGATTTCTGTGATTGGGTTGGTGAAGGGAAATTTGGCAGAGGTGAAGATGTTCGGAAGCTACCATTAGTGCTTAAAGATGAGCAAGCAAGGGAAGCTTTGATTAGCGATAATTTTCAGGTAGCCCTTGACCAGTTAGAGCAAAAAAATCCTGCTGCCAAATCAAAACTATTTGAGAAAATTGAAGATGTGATAGAAGGATTTGAAAGTCTGCCTTTTGGAGAATTGGATGAAATTAAGAGAGGGCTTCAACCTGCGAAAGTTAATGCTCTCAAGAGACTGCTTGATGTAACTTCAAACCTTTTAAAGAATATAGGCACGATTAAATAGTGGCTAGCGATAAACATCAATTTATACTTGGATTGGTTATCAAGAAAATGAGAGAGGAAGGAGTCATTATATATGGCGTTGATGGAGATTATCCTGGGCTTTTTGGAGAAAAAATAGAATTACCTCCCCAGATATTAAGGCACAGGCCTGATGCTATAGGAATTAAAGAAAGTAGGCAGGTCTGTATTGGCGAAGCTAAAACAGAAACTGACATTACAAATGATAGGACATATGAGCAACTTCATGATTTTTCATCTATTGAACTTAATGGGAAACAATGCGAAATTTTTATTGGTATACCTAAGTCTTCCGAATGTATTTTTAACAAAAGTTTAGAAAGGATAGGACTAAAAGATTGCAGTAATATCCATGTGTTGTATATACCAGATGAAATAATCAATGATTGAGACAAAACAAAACTATGAAGCAAAAACACAAGCACTTCCTCATCAGACTGAAGCTATTAATTTTATATACGAGCATCAAGAAGTAGCATTATTTGATGAGCAAGGTCTCGGTAAAACAAAAATTATTATTGATGCATTATGTTGGGCAATGAGGCGTGGAGAAATAGAAGGGGTGTTGGTGGTAGTACCTATGTCATTGCTCTATATTTGGGAACAAGAAGTAATAAAACATTCCTTTCTTATTCCAATTATATTAAAAGGTTCTAAAAGAGAAAAGCGATATAAATTTATGACTGGTGCAAATTTTTATGTAACCAATTATGAAGCCGTTATTGCCGAGACTCAGCGGATAAAGCGATTTTGTAAAAGCCGTAAAGTTGCTATTGTTCTTGATGAATCTGCAAGAATTAAAGACCCTTCTACTAAAACTGCACAGGCATTATTTCAACTTATTCCATTCTCAACTAAAAGAATAATAATTACAGGAACCCCCGTGGCTAACAAACCTTTTGATTTATGGTCGCAATTTTATTTTCTTGATGAAGGGAAACTTTTAGGTGCAGATTTTGATGAATTTAAGGCAAAGTTTAATGAAAGAAGCCCTGTCTATCAAGAAAATCTCGGCGAATTAAAAAAGATAGTTGCAAATAATTCCATTAGACGTTGTAAAAATGAAGTCTTGGAGCTTCCAGAAAAGAGGTTTATAAATTGTTATGTGGAACTCTCAGGGAAGCAGCTTGGTTTATACAATAAACTACGTGGGGAATTAAAAGTTGAAGTTATGAATACCAACGGCGATATTATTATTGACGAAGCTGAAAATATCCTCAAAAAGTTACTGAGGCTGACACAGATTGCAAGCAATCCCGCTCTCATAGATAAAGGCTATACTGACACTCCGGTAAAGTTTGCATTCCTTGACAATTTGCTGAAAGAAATTGTCTCAAAAAGGGAGAAGGCTATTGTATGGACAAATTTTGTGGAAAACATTATGATTCTTAAAAATAGATTTTTTCAGTATAGCCCCCTTATAATTTATGGAGAAATTCCAATTAAAGATAGGGCAGAGGCTGTAAAAAAATTTCAGGATTCAGATAAAAACATGATTATGATTGCTAACCCGGCAGCAGCAAGAGAAGGAT belongs to Deltaproteobacteria bacterium and includes:
- a CDS encoding HEPN domain-containing protein, encoding MTSEEKRRELAIYRLKQAAETLDEAKYLLSGRKSPRSVINRVYYAMFYAILGLLIFEPYTSSKHSGVLSYFNRRFIKSGLLPNDIGEAVNIAFEMRQRGDYREYVELTYEQAEPFIDKTEWFIKAIRNYLSENKLI
- a CDS encoding DEAD/DEAH box helicase, with translation MIETKQNYEAKTQALPHQTEAINFIYEHQEVALFDEQGLGKTKIIIDALCWAMRRGEIEGVLVVVPMSLLYIWEQEVIKHSFLIPIILKGSKREKRYKFMTGANFYVTNYEAVIAETQRIKRFCKSRKVAIVLDESARIKDPSTKTAQALFQLIPFSTKRIIITGTPVANKPFDLWSQFYFLDEGKLLGADFDEFKAKFNERSPVYQENLGELKKIVANNSIRRCKNEVLELPEKRFINCYVELSGKQLGLYNKLRGELKVEVMNTNGDIIIDEAENILKKLLRLTQIASNPALIDKGYTDTPVKFAFLDNLLKEIVSKREKAIVWTNFVENIMILKNRFFQYSPLIIYGEIPIKDRAEAVKKFQDSDKNMIMIANPAAAREGLTLTRANNAIYLDRNFNLVDYLQSQDRIHRISQTKECNIYKILAKNTIDEYIDKLVEVKQDIAGYIQGDKKVFQDESYEFLLNKQELLSILG
- a CDS encoding nucleotidyltransferase domain-containing protein, which gives rise to MPLKQSEKNAIGELKKILSEKYSLLDFRVFGSKAREEDTPESDIDIMIELSELNPRIEADIDKAIFNINLQYDCFISAVLFSKKELEEGPLDQSPLYRVIEREGISL